From Micrococcus porci, one genomic window encodes:
- a CDS encoding fluoride efflux transporter FluC, whose amino-acid sequence MPDDQLPPDPDVDVSDPATTMRPVHLRWRYVGLVAVGGAGGTALRDVISSVLPADGGVSWSIFWINITGALALGVLLEALAHRGPDAGRRRVLRLLLGTGVLGGFTTYSTLAESTAALFLDGHGLAGTGYALLTVLSGAIATACGLVVAGWFRPRTEEA is encoded by the coding sequence ATGCCCGACGACCAGCTCCCTCCCGACCCGGACGTCGACGTCTCCGACCCGGCAACGACCATGCGGCCGGTGCATCTGCGGTGGCGGTACGTCGGCCTCGTCGCCGTCGGTGGGGCCGGCGGTACTGCCCTCCGCGACGTCATCAGTAGCGTGCTCCCTGCCGATGGCGGGGTGAGTTGGTCGATCTTCTGGATCAACATCACCGGGGCGCTGGCCCTCGGTGTGCTGTTGGAAGCGCTCGCGCACCGTGGGCCCGATGCCGGTCGCCGGAGGGTGCTGCGGCTGCTCCTCGGGACAGGGGTCCTCGGCGGGTTCACCACCTACAGCACCCTCGCCGAGTCCACCGCCGCCCTGTTCCTCGACGGCCACGGCCTCGCTGGCACCGGCTACGCGCTCCTCACTGTCCTATCCGGCGCGATCGCGACCGCCTGCGGTCTCGTCGTCGCCGGCTGGTTCCGTCCCCGAACGGAGGAAGCATGA
- a CDS encoding 2,3-bisphosphoglycerate-dependent phosphoglycerate mutase, whose translation MLTLLRHGESTANEAGTFTGLLDVPLTHRGERQASAAGQLLRSNHITPDVVVTSTLRRAVRTAELVCDALGTQLPTEAVWQLNERNYGALTGMTKTDARRMLGDDEYVRLRRSRTGTPPPMSLHLWEELRSSSALRGLPDGALRRTEALSDVIKRVRPVLHDRLLPMVRSGRSVLVVAHGNSLRALCACIDDLTDPELEQLNLPTGQPVQYHLAPTGALVPRGGAFLDPVAAQHAAALVAAEGGT comes from the coding sequence ATGCTGACGCTCCTGCGGCATGGGGAGAGCACCGCGAACGAAGCCGGCACCTTCACCGGGCTCCTCGACGTCCCGCTCACGCACCGCGGCGAACGGCAAGCATCCGCAGCCGGACAGCTCCTCCGGTCGAACCACATCACGCCGGACGTCGTGGTCACCTCCACATTGCGCCGTGCCGTCCGCACCGCCGAACTGGTCTGCGACGCCCTCGGGACACAGCTGCCCACGGAAGCGGTGTGGCAGCTCAACGAACGCAACTACGGTGCCCTGACCGGGATGACGAAGACCGACGCCCGTCGGATGCTCGGTGACGACGAGTACGTGCGGCTCCGCAGGTCCCGTACCGGCACACCGCCACCGATGTCGCTGCACCTGTGGGAGGAACTGCGGTCGAGCTCCGCGCTGCGCGGCCTGCCCGACGGCGCCCTCCGACGCACCGAGGCACTCTCGGACGTCATCAAGCGGGTCCGCCCCGTCTTGCACGACCGGCTCCTGCCGATGGTGCGGTCAGGGCGGAGCGTCCTCGTCGTCGCGCACGGGAACTCGCTCCGCGCACTCTGCGCATGCATCGACGACCTCACCGACCCGGAGCTCGAGCAGCTCAACCTGCCGACCGGGCAACCCGTGCAGTACCACCTCGCCCCGACGGGTGCTCTCGTCCCGCGGGGTGGGGCGTTCCTGGATCCGGTAGCAGCACAGCACGCCGCGGCGCTGGTCGCGGCAGAAGGCGGAACATGA
- a CDS encoding universal stress protein, which produces MVESNTAGVVVVGVQSGQGHDVVGVAAAVAERFSARLVCVVVDPALLSAGVRADGSEIIEPIDPDTADSDPQQLPDEDMRVIRDLAAARSVDVDFVSRVGDPSHALAAVAEERDAVMIVVGSQAGRRRIAELLTGSVAAHLTHQQHRPILVVPHDPVGATVLLPSEAP; this is translated from the coding sequence ATGGTCGAGTCGAACACTGCCGGTGTTGTCGTGGTCGGTGTGCAGTCCGGGCAGGGGCACGACGTCGTCGGTGTCGCGGCTGCCGTCGCTGAACGCTTCAGCGCCCGCCTGGTGTGTGTGGTCGTCGATCCGGCGCTGCTGTCAGCGGGGGTGCGTGCGGACGGGTCGGAGATCATCGAACCGATCGACCCGGACACGGCGGACAGCGACCCGCAGCAGCTCCCCGACGAAGACATGCGGGTCATCAGAGATCTTGCTGCGGCGCGATCGGTCGACGTGGACTTCGTCTCCCGCGTCGGGGACCCGAGTCACGCACTCGCTGCGGTGGCTGAGGAACGTGACGCGGTGATGATCGTCGTCGGATCCCAGGCTGGCCGACGCCGGATAGCGGAACTGCTCACCGGGTCCGTCGCCGCGCACCTGACGCATCAGCAGCACCGGCCGATACTGGTCGTCCCGCACGACCCGGTCGGCGCCACCGTCCTCCTCCCGTCGGAAGCCCCGTGA
- a CDS encoding recombinase family protein, which yields MVGQTVGYVRVSSVEQNLDRQLEAVGECDRIFEDKISGSSRAKRTGLAELMRYVREGDLVKVASMDRLGRDTRDLYAIVDELTGKGCAVQFVSERITVDKSGTSPVDGLMLGILAGFAEFERRRIKERQAEGIALAKARGKYVQAPKMSDLDVEQARVMISIGIPKAEVARTFGVSRQTLYASLRRVAP from the coding sequence GTGGTTGGACAGACTGTGGGGTACGTGCGAGTCAGCTCGGTTGAGCAGAACCTGGACCGCCAACTCGAGGCGGTGGGGGAGTGCGACCGGATCTTCGAGGACAAGATCTCGGGCAGCTCGAGGGCCAAGCGCACCGGGTTGGCTGAGCTGATGCGGTACGTCCGCGAGGGGGATCTGGTGAAGGTTGCCTCGATGGATCGGCTGGGACGGGACACCCGGGACCTTTACGCGATCGTGGATGAGCTCACCGGCAAGGGGTGTGCGGTGCAGTTCGTGTCCGAGCGGATCACCGTGGACAAGTCTGGCACCTCCCCGGTGGATGGGCTGATGTTGGGCATCCTGGCGGGGTTCGCGGAGTTCGAGCGCCGGCGGATCAAGGAGCGCCAGGCTGAGGGCATCGCGTTGGCCAAGGCGAGGGGCAAGTATGTGCAGGCCCCGAAGATGTCGGACCTCGACGTGGAGCAGGCGCGCGTGATGATCTCCATAGGGATCCCAAAGGCGGAGGTGGCGCGCACGTTCGGGGTGAGCCGGCAGACGCTGTATGCCTCGCTGCGCCGCGTCGCTCCGTAG
- a CDS encoding TIR domain-containing protein — translation MAVFYSFHYDRDVHRVQLIEQMGALEGQPILNHQEWETVKSGGDTAIKEWISDKMKWKSAVIVLIGKETASREWVHYEIQKAWDDKKPLLGIRIHGLSSMGSVDSSGPNPFDKISSVSGVPIFDPTQTDWTGKIDSKATYNHLKDHLTTWATQGKTRL, via the coding sequence ATGGCCGTTTTTTACTCTTTCCACTACGACCGAGATGTTCATCGCGTGCAACTCATCGAACAGATGGGGGCACTCGAAGGGCAGCCCATCCTCAATCATCAAGAATGGGAGACTGTCAAGAGCGGTGGCGACACAGCCATCAAAGAGTGGATCTCTGACAAGATGAAGTGGAAGTCAGCTGTCATCGTCCTTATTGGCAAAGAAACTGCCTCTCGTGAATGGGTCCATTATGAGATCCAGAAGGCCTGGGATGATAAGAAGCCGCTTCTCGGTATTCGGATCCATGGCCTGTCCTCAATGGGGAGCGTCGATTCATCAGGACCCAACCCCTTTGACAAAATCTCAAGCGTCTCAGGAGTGCCGATCTTTGATCCGACACAGACCGACTGGACAGGAAAGATCGATTCCAAAGCCACCTACAACCACCTGAAGGATCACCTGACGACATGGGCAACGCAGGGCAAGACTCGGCTGTGA
- a CDS encoding HIT family protein, which produces MTAEPSCPFCTIVQRNDPDVREVYRDDQAVAFFPTEPAVLGHTMIVPRAHVPLIWELRDDDAEHIGLLISRMSRVIVETIGAEGLNVIQSNGEVATQSVNHVHVHLVPRWKGDAIGRIWPPETHYSEHAKDETWDALRDACRGVRL; this is translated from the coding sequence GTGACTGCTGAACCCAGTTGCCCGTTTTGCACAATTGTGCAACGGAACGATCCTGATGTGCGCGAGGTGTATCGGGACGATCAGGCTGTCGCCTTCTTTCCCACGGAACCAGCCGTACTGGGCCACACCATGATCGTCCCGCGCGCGCATGTCCCACTTATTTGGGAGTTGCGCGACGACGATGCCGAGCACATCGGTCTACTAATCTCGCGCATGTCGCGGGTAATCGTGGAAACCATCGGGGCCGAAGGGCTTAACGTTATTCAGTCGAACGGCGAAGTCGCCACGCAGAGTGTCAACCACGTTCACGTCCACCTCGTCCCGAGATGGAAGGGCGACGCCATCGGACGCATCTGGCCTCCGGAGACTCACTACTCCGAACACGCGAAAGACGAAACTTGGGACGCGCTCCGCGACGCTTGCAGAGGGGTTCGGCTATGA
- a CDS encoding recombinase family protein: protein MDKSGTFPVDGLMLGILAAFAEFERRRIKERQAEGIELAKARGKYVQAPKLSDTDVEQARVMIQMGIPRPKWRARSG, encoded by the coding sequence GTGGACAAGTCCGGCACCTTCCCGGTGGACGGGCTCATGCTGGGCATCCTGGCGGCGTTCGCTGAGTTCGAGCGCCGGCGGATCAAGGAGCGTCAGGCCGAGGGCATCGAGTTGGCCAAGGCCCGCGGCAAGTACGTGCAGGCCCCGAAGCTCTCGGACACCGACGTGGAGCAGGCGCGCGTGATGATTCAGATGGGGATCCCGAGGCCGAAGTGGCGCGCACGTTCGGGGTGA
- a CDS encoding DEAD/DEAH box helicase, giving the protein MRYTLKDYQAQAVEQVLNRLHRARKNYQDDGVLSQFSLAAATGAGKTVMAAAIIEALFFGSDQYTEDIAPDPGATVLWFSDDPDLNDQSRARIHAASSELDGRLRTVENSFAETTFAPGQVYFLNAQKLREGARLVRGAQDPTNAATPVMAAPDMAQRTIYDVIANTVATPGRTLYFILDEAHRGMKTTKKNDQERATIVQRLINGTALAPTMPIVLGISATVERFTQAMAHATDRDALSPVQVDPALVQASGLLKDDVVLTIPEEAGAFDTTLLREAVARTKASTRAWAAYAAEQGEPNPVVPLLVVQVADKPSDEHLSRILDVIHQEWPELRPQDIAHVFGTHTDRHLPGQIVNYIAPQRVQETTHIRVLLAMEAISTGWDCPRAEVLMSFRTYKDATYVHQLLGRMVRTPLARRIPGNEVLNSIDCFLPHFDKTTSTAIAQTLMRGQSDMDDTTSDPGKQAARRVLFDPVTLTPNPAVGEDVWAVFDALPSMNIPQGATKPLKRLDILANALSHDELLPGAVKTAAHTMCKLLDGCRVQYSEQIAAARQDVLTLSAQRLTGRLGTTTLSTTSLELLADDRAIEEAAAAAARTLTGWIAGAYIDHIVPEDEEDLDLREGDIIIASLARTSEVVADLEAKADKLVQDWLSQYRVQINGLTDERQAVYDRVREMARQPERVALTRPKLTQADQQERLPDGSERPLPTRTLHLMAAEDGTMPVDLNTWERQVLDSEAAEPSFRGWYRNPSRASKQSLAIPFQDGAGQWQALRPDFLFFHANQDGTIRADIVDPHGTHLADALPKLRGLAEYAQAHGDAFGRIEAVAEIEGQLRVLDMKNDVVQAGVHAAQDAESLYKAAPAY; this is encoded by the coding sequence ATGCGTTACACCCTCAAGGACTACCAGGCCCAGGCTGTCGAGCAGGTCCTGAACCGGCTGCATCGGGCCAGGAAGAACTACCAGGACGACGGGGTCCTGTCCCAGTTTTCCCTGGCCGCGGCGACCGGGGCCGGCAAGACGGTGATGGCCGCGGCCATCATCGAGGCCCTGTTCTTCGGTTCCGACCAGTACACCGAGGACATCGCCCCCGACCCCGGGGCCACCGTGCTCTGGTTCTCCGACGACCCGGACCTGAATGATCAGTCCCGCGCCCGGATCCATGCCGCATCCTCCGAGCTAGACGGTCGGCTGCGCACCGTGGAGAACTCCTTCGCCGAGACCACCTTCGCCCCGGGCCAGGTGTACTTCCTCAACGCCCAGAAACTGCGTGAAGGCGCCCGCCTGGTGCGCGGGGCCCAGGACCCCACCAACGCTGCTACCCCGGTGATGGCTGCCCCCGATATGGCCCAGCGGACCATCTACGACGTCATCGCCAACACCGTGGCCACCCCCGGACGAACCCTGTACTTCATCCTGGACGAGGCCCACCGGGGCATGAAGACCACCAAGAAGAACGACCAGGAACGGGCCACCATCGTCCAGCGCCTGATCAACGGCACCGCCCTGGCCCCGACTATGCCGATCGTGCTCGGGATCTCCGCCACCGTGGAACGCTTTACCCAGGCCATGGCCCATGCCACCGACCGGGACGCGCTCTCCCCCGTGCAGGTCGATCCCGCGCTCGTGCAGGCCTCCGGGCTGCTCAAGGACGATGTTGTCCTCACCATCCCCGAGGAAGCCGGCGCCTTCGACACCACGCTGTTGCGCGAGGCCGTGGCCCGCACGAAGGCTTCCACCAGGGCCTGGGCCGCCTACGCCGCCGAGCAGGGCGAACCGAACCCGGTGGTGCCGCTACTGGTCGTGCAGGTCGCAGACAAACCCAGCGACGAGCACCTCTCGCGAATCCTGGATGTCATCCACCAGGAGTGGCCCGAGCTACGGCCCCAGGACATCGCCCACGTCTTCGGCACCCACACCGACCGGCACCTGCCCGGCCAGATCGTCAACTACATCGCCCCACAGCGAGTGCAGGAAACCACGCACATCCGGGTGCTGCTGGCCATGGAGGCGATCTCCACCGGCTGGGACTGCCCCAGGGCGGAAGTGCTGATGTCCTTCCGCACCTACAAGGACGCCACCTACGTCCACCAGCTGCTGGGCCGGATGGTCCGCACCCCCCTGGCCCGACGCATCCCGGGCAACGAAGTGCTCAACTCCATCGACTGCTTCCTGCCCCACTTCGACAAGACCACCTCCACCGCCATCGCCCAGACCTTGATGCGCGGACAGTCCGACATGGACGACACCACTTCCGACCCCGGCAAGCAGGCCGCCCGGCGGGTGCTGTTCGACCCGGTCACCCTGACACCGAACCCGGCGGTGGGAGAAGACGTGTGGGCGGTGTTCGACGCCCTGCCCTCCATGAACATCCCCCAGGGCGCCACCAAACCGCTCAAGCGCCTGGACATCCTGGCCAACGCCCTCTCCCACGACGAGCTGCTGCCCGGGGCGGTCAAGACCGCCGCACACACAATGTGCAAGCTCCTGGACGGATGCAGGGTCCAGTACTCCGAGCAGATCGCCGCGGCCCGCCAGGATGTGCTCACCCTGTCGGCCCAGCGGCTGACCGGACGGCTGGGAACCACAACCCTGAGCACCACCAGCCTGGAGCTGCTGGCCGATGACCGGGCCATCGAGGAGGCTGCTGCCGCGGCGGCCCGCACCCTCACCGGCTGGATCGCCGGGGCCTACATCGATCACATCGTCCCCGAGGACGAAGAGGATCTCGACCTGCGCGAAGGAGACATCATCATCGCCTCCCTCGCCCGCACCTCCGAGGTCGTCGCCGATCTGGAGGCCAAGGCCGACAAGCTCGTGCAGGACTGGCTGAGCCAGTACCGCGTGCAGATCAACGGCCTGACCGATGAGCGCCAGGCAGTGTACGACCGGGTGCGGGAGATGGCCCGTCAGCCTGAACGTGTGGCCCTGACCCGCCCGAAGTTGACCCAGGCCGACCAGCAGGAGCGCCTCCCTGATGGCAGCGAGCGTCCTCTGCCGACCCGCACTCTGCATTTGATGGCCGCCGAGGACGGCACCATGCCTGTGGACCTGAACACCTGGGAGCGGCAGGTACTGGACTCCGAAGCCGCCGAGCCCTCCTTCCGGGGCTGGTACCGCAACCCCTCCCGGGCATCCAAGCAGTCTTTGGCGATCCCGTTCCAGGACGGCGCCGGCCAGTGGCAGGCGCTGCGACCGGACTTCCTCTTCTTCCATGCCAACCAGGACGGCACGATCCGCGCGGACATCGTGGATCCCCACGGCACGCACCTGGCCGACGCCTTGCCCAAGCTGCGGGGCCTGGCCGAGTACGCCCAGGCCCACGGGGATGCCTTCGGCCGGATCGAAGCCGTCGCTGAGATCGAGGGGCAGCTGCGTGTGCTGGACATGAAGAACGACGTCGTCCAGGCCGGCGTCCACGCAGCCCAGGACGCTGAATCCCTGTACAAGGCCGCGCCCGCTTACTGA
- a CDS encoding site-specific DNA-methyltransferase has translation MSRLTDLLAQARKTDPQLAADLEAEFRQLTQRSQFGLVFERHQPEAVELPGRPVRRGDTVRVLPPRGTLTIGDTRHWVVTDLERTPDGKQAHLTEADVDPEVREPATSTAALEDLVVVARFEDPIYPGLVETGRVENGGPDKPFHTVINAENFHALEMLTYTHRHKVDCIYIDPPYNTGAKDWKYNNDYVEADDDYRHSKWLSFMERRLQVARELLNPDDSVLIATIDEKEYLRLGMLLEQTFPEARIQMISAIINPKGSSRRDQFSRFDEYIFFVMNGSARPAAVAGDMTMRQARSKEKVRWAGLMRQGANGRRSARPNLFYPIFVANETGRVHSVGDSLPLDVPRSEVSPPPGTTAIWPLSKAGGESTWGRDPESLRKALSAGYVKIGRFTPGSERCGFTHLQSGQIKAIEEGALVVTGRDSDGSLQVEFAEGGQTAMPGTAWHRPAHSASEHGSTLLNAILPDRKFPFPKSLYAVEDAVRFFVHGKPDAVVLDFFSGSGTTAHAVMRLNRQDGGRRQCISVTNNEVSAEEQKGLRKKGLRPGDPEWERWGICDYITKPRITAAITGKTPAGDPIKGNYKFTDEFPMADGFEENAAFFTLTYEAPRQVRRNRAFARVAPMLWFKAGSRGRIISSLPERGWDVAQAYGVLEDMDHAPEFLAALEADPQVGMAFIVTDSEVAFQSVARQLPEHATAVRLYESYLHNFQINRRA, from the coding sequence CCAGCGCAGCCAGTTCGGTCTTGTGTTTGAGCGTCACCAGCCCGAAGCTGTGGAGCTGCCCGGCCGCCCCGTGCGCCGCGGAGACACCGTCCGCGTGCTGCCCCCGCGCGGGACCCTCACCATCGGGGACACCCGACACTGGGTCGTCACCGACCTCGAACGCACCCCAGACGGCAAACAAGCCCACCTGACCGAAGCAGACGTCGACCCCGAGGTCCGCGAGCCGGCCACCTCAACAGCAGCACTCGAGGACCTGGTGGTCGTCGCCCGCTTCGAGGACCCGATCTACCCGGGCCTGGTCGAGACAGGCCGCGTCGAGAACGGCGGGCCGGACAAGCCGTTCCACACGGTCATCAACGCCGAGAACTTCCACGCCCTCGAGATGCTCACCTACACCCACCGCCACAAGGTGGACTGCATCTACATCGACCCGCCCTACAACACCGGCGCCAAGGACTGGAAGTACAACAACGACTACGTCGAGGCCGACGACGACTACCGCCACTCGAAGTGGTTGTCCTTCATGGAGCGTCGCCTCCAGGTCGCCCGCGAACTTCTCAATCCCGATGACTCCGTCTTGATCGCCACTATCGACGAGAAAGAGTATTTGCGGCTGGGGATGCTTCTCGAGCAGACTTTCCCCGAGGCACGTATTCAGATGATAAGCGCGATTATCAACCCCAAGGGCTCCTCTCGACGTGACCAGTTTTCTCGGTTTGATGAATATATCTTCTTTGTGATGAATGGTTCGGCGCGCCCGGCCGCAGTTGCTGGCGATATGACAATGCGACAGGCGAGGTCAAAGGAAAAGGTTCGCTGGGCAGGGCTTATGCGCCAAGGGGCGAATGGGCGGCGCTCGGCTCGGCCAAACCTTTTTTATCCCATCTTCGTCGCGAATGAGACAGGTCGCGTCCACTCGGTGGGCGATTCCCTCCCCCTGGATGTCCCAAGATCAGAGGTCTCACCTCCGCCTGGTACGACCGCGATCTGGCCTCTGTCTAAGGCTGGGGGCGAATCGACCTGGGGTCGCGACCCAGAAAGCCTCCGAAAGGCGCTCTCTGCGGGGTATGTGAAGATAGGCCGATTTACGCCAGGATCGGAGAGGTGTGGATTTACCCACTTGCAATCTGGGCAGATAAAGGCCATCGAGGAAGGGGCGCTCGTCGTCACTGGTCGCGACTCAGATGGCTCGCTTCAGGTTGAGTTCGCCGAAGGCGGTCAGACTGCCATGCCGGGTACTGCCTGGCATCGTCCGGCCCACAGTGCGAGCGAGCATGGAAGCACGCTTCTGAATGCAATACTTCCCGATCGCAAGTTCCCCTTCCCGAAGAGCCTCTATGCGGTTGAAGATGCTGTGAGATTTTTCGTTCACGGGAAGCCGGATGCTGTCGTACTCGACTTCTTCTCGGGGTCAGGTACAACTGCTCACGCGGTAATGCGCCTGAACCGGCAGGATGGCGGCCGTCGACAGTGCATCTCGGTGACGAACAACGAGGTCTCCGCGGAAGAGCAGAAGGGCCTGCGGAAGAAGGGTCTGCGACCGGGTGACCCGGAGTGGGAGCGGTGGGGCATCTGCGACTACATCACCAAGCCGCGTATCACTGCCGCCATCACGGGCAAGACCCCGGCCGGGGACCCGATCAAGGGGAACTACAAGTTCACTGACGAGTTCCCCATGGCGGACGGGTTCGAGGAGAACGCGGCGTTCTTCACCCTGACCTATGAGGCGCCCCGGCAGGTGCGTCGCAACCGTGCCTTCGCCCGGGTCGCGCCGATGCTCTGGTTCAAGGCCGGCTCACGCGGTCGCATCATCTCTAGCCTTCCGGAACGGGGCTGGGATGTGGCTCAGGCCTACGGTGTGCTCGAGGACATGGACCACGCCCCCGAGTTCTTGGCCGCCCTGGAGGCTGACCCCCAGGTAGGGATGGCGTTCATCGTGACCGACTCCGAGGTGGCCTTCCAGTCCGTGGCCCGACAGCTGCCCGAACACGCCACCGCGGTGCGCCTGTACGAGTCCTACCTGCACAACTTCCAGATCAACCGGAGGGCCTGA